Proteins encoded in a region of the uncultured Paludibaculum sp. genome:
- a CDS encoding ribbon-helix-helix protein, CopG family, with the protein MKAIHVVIDTELRRAADVAAGRSKQSRSALIREALREHLRRAAIRELEDRERRGYAQHREDIAEALAWEAEAVFALAPMETDD; encoded by the coding sequence ATGAAGGCGATTCACGTTGTCATCGACACGGAACTCCGCCGCGCAGCCGACGTGGCCGCCGGCCGGTCGAAACAGAGTCGTTCGGCGTTGATTCGTGAGGCCCTGCGGGAGCATCTACGCCGGGCAGCCATACGAGAATTGGAGGATCGCGAACGCCGCGGCTACGCGCAGCATCGGGAGGACATCGCCGAGGCTCTGGCGTGGGAGGCCGAGGCGGTATTTGCCCTCGCCCCAATGGAGACCGACGACTGA